Proteins from a genomic interval of Polaribacter sejongensis:
- a CDS encoding S9 family peptidase, protein MRKGVSLTVILLLINCITFAQVNASKTSNKKNITLEEIWNGTFSADRMNSLNSMNGDYYAVLDFDRSSRSVTVDKYSYKTLEKVETIVNSTDLKGLNSFSSYSFNNDETKLILGTNFQQIYRHSKKGTYYAYDIASKELTLIGEAIQEPVFSPDNKNVAYAKDNNIFIKNVASNKITQVTTDGKINEIINGITDWVYEEEFAFVRAFEWNKTGTHLAFLRFDETNVPTFSMDVVGTELYPTQQVFKYPKAGEKNADVTLHMYTISSKNTETISLGDYEYIPRIKWSNDTDILVATTLNRHQNDLNLHKVNSQNATATLLLNETDKAYVDITDNLTFLADNSFIWTSEKDGYNHIYHYDFNGKLINQITKGDWEVTNYYGFNEKKKTIYYQSVENGSINRGVYSINLKGKKKQLLSNESGQNTASFSKNLNYFINTYSSAETPPIYSLYTAKGQMLKVIKNNDALKEKLSAYKMSPKEFSTININGNDLNMWMIKPLDFDENKKYPLLMFQYSGPGSQQVGNTWNGSNDYWHNMLAQKGIIVVCIDGRGTGYKGADFKKVTQKELGKYEVEDQIAAAKKLVERSYIDNNNVGIWGWSYGGFMSTNCILKGNDIFTTAIAVAPVTSWRFYDSVYTERYMQTPQENASGYDDNSPFNYADKLKGKYLLVHGTGDDNVHVQNSYRMINSLIEANKQFDMFIVPDRAHGIYKGRNTRLNLFTKMTNFIDENLNTESTK, encoded by the coding sequence ATGAGAAAAGGAGTCTCCCTTACAGTTATTTTACTATTAATTAACTGTATAACATTTGCGCAAGTAAATGCAAGTAAAACATCAAACAAAAAAAACATAACATTAGAAGAAATCTGGAACGGAACATTTTCTGCAGATAGAATGAATTCTTTAAATTCTATGAATGGCGATTATTATGCTGTTTTAGATTTTGATAGATCATCTAGATCGGTTACTGTGGATAAATACAGTTACAAAACTTTAGAAAAAGTTGAAACAATTGTAAATAGTACAGATTTAAAAGGTTTAAATAGTTTCTCTTCTTATAGTTTTAATAATGATGAAACCAAACTGATTTTAGGAACCAACTTCCAACAAATTTATCGTCACTCTAAAAAAGGAACGTATTATGCGTATGATATTGCTTCTAAAGAATTAACGTTGATTGGTGAGGCAATTCAAGAACCTGTTTTTTCTCCTGATAATAAAAATGTAGCGTATGCTAAGGACAATAACATTTTTATTAAAAATGTAGCTTCTAACAAAATTACTCAAGTTACTACGGATGGTAAAATAAATGAAATCATAAACGGAATTACAGATTGGGTGTATGAAGAAGAGTTTGCTTTTGTAAGAGCTTTTGAATGGAATAAAACCGGAACTCATTTAGCTTTTTTGCGTTTTGATGAAACCAACGTTCCTACTTTTTCTATGGATGTTGTAGGTACAGAATTATACCCAACACAACAAGTTTTTAAGTATCCTAAAGCAGGAGAGAAAAATGCAGATGTTACTTTACACATGTACACGATTTCATCTAAAAATACAGAAACAATTTCTTTAGGAGATTATGAATATATTCCTAGAATTAAATGGTCTAATGATACAGATATTTTAGTGGCAACTACTTTAAACCGTCATCAGAATGACTTAAACTTACACAAAGTTAATTCGCAAAATGCTACTGCTACTTTATTATTAAACGAAACAGACAAAGCATATGTAGATATTACTGACAATCTTACTTTTTTAGCCGATAACAGTTTTATTTGGACAAGCGAGAAAGATGGTTACAATCATATTTATCATTACGATTTTAATGGAAAATTAATCAACCAAATTACAAAAGGAGATTGGGAAGTAACCAACTATTACGGTTTTAACGAAAAAAAGAAAACAATCTATTATCAATCTGTAGAAAACGGATCTATCAACAGAGGAGTGTATTCTATCAACTTAAAAGGAAAAAAGAAACAGTTATTAAGTAATGAAAGTGGACAAAATACTGCGTCATTCAGTAAAAACTTAAACTACTTTATCAACACGTATTCATCGGCAGAAACACCTCCTATTTATTCTTTATACACTGCTAAAGGACAAATGTTAAAAGTGATAAAAAACAATGATGCTTTAAAAGAAAAATTATCGGCATATAAAATGAGTCCTAAAGAGTTTTCTACAATCAACATCAATGGAAACGACTTAAACATGTGGATGATTAAACCTTTAGACTTTGATGAAAACAAGAAATATCCTTTATTAATGTTTCAATATTCTGGCCCAGGTTCTCAACAAGTTGGAAATACTTGGAACGGAAGTAATGATTATTGGCACAATATGTTAGCCCAAAAAGGAATTATTGTAGTTTGTATTGATGGACGAGGAACAGGTTACAAAGGTGCAGATTTTAAGAAAGTGACTCAAAAAGAATTGGGTAAATATGAAGTTGAAGATCAAATAGCAGCAGCAAAAAAATTAGTAGAGCGTTCTTATATAGACAATAATAATGTTGGTATTTGGGGATGGTCTTACGGTGGTTTTATGAGCACCAATTGTATTTTAAAAGGAAATGATATTTTTACCACAGCAATAGCAGTAGCTCCGGTTACTTCTTGGCGTTTTTACGATTCTGTTTATACAGAACGTTATATGCAAACTCCGCAAGAAAACGCAAGTGGTTATGATGATAATTCGCCATTTAACTATGCAGATAAATTAAAAGGAAAGTACTTATTAGTGCACGGAACTGGTGATGATAATGTACATGTGCAAAATTCTTATAGAATGATAAATTCTTTAATTGAAGCCAATAAACAATTTGATATGTTTATTGTACCAGACCGAGCACACGGAATTTATAAAGGAAGAAATACGCGTTTAAATTTGTTCACAAAAATGACTAACTTTATCGACGAAAATTTAAATACAGAATCAACTAAATAA
- a CDS encoding peptide MFS transporter — translation MSNLIKEPHEKELFGHPVGLYVLFFVEMWERFSYYGMRAILTLYLAAPIIIGDPQSGFGWSNGETLSFYGTYTMFVYLTSIPGGWIADKFIGQKKAVMLGGILLCIGHGILAVEAQWAFFTGLLFIVIGVGFLKPNISTMVGGLYKQGDERRDKGFYVFYIGINLGAFLGAILVGAVAAKYGWHYGFGLAGIGMALGQIVYMYGIKYLGNVGDFIGNDDSPNKELLKKPLTKIEKDRMLVMFLSFLIIIVFWGAFEQAGGLMSLYTEQKTNRILSFSLPLIGNEIPAAVFQSVNAFFIIVLGTAVGGFWFNWKKKGRESSSLFKMAIGVIIMAFGFFFMSKAASEVVMNGDEVAEKSAMIWLILAYLFHTIGELCASPVALSFITKLAPLKYASLMMGAYFAATGLGNKVAGFIGGLSEDAGDFEVFTGIAITCTIFGLLLIAILKPLKRLTHGAEDNKVIKNEETEGFELADN, via the coding sequence ATGAGTAATTTAATAAAAGAACCACACGAAAAAGAATTATTTGGGCATCCTGTAGGATTGTACGTATTATTTTTTGTTGAAATGTGGGAGCGTTTTTCGTATTATGGAATGCGTGCAATTTTAACCTTATATCTTGCTGCTCCAATTATTATAGGAGATCCACAATCTGGTTTTGGTTGGTCTAACGGTGAAACTTTATCTTTTTACGGAACGTATACCATGTTTGTATATTTAACTTCCATTCCTGGAGGCTGGATTGCAGATAAATTTATAGGACAGAAAAAAGCAGTAATGCTAGGAGGAATTTTACTATGTATTGGTCATGGAATTTTAGCAGTAGAAGCACAATGGGCATTTTTTACAGGACTTCTTTTTATTGTTATTGGTGTAGGTTTTTTAAAACCAAACATCTCTACAATGGTTGGTGGTTTGTACAAACAAGGAGACGAAAGAAGAGATAAAGGTTTTTACGTTTTCTATATAGGAATTAACTTAGGAGCTTTCTTAGGTGCTATTTTAGTTGGTGCAGTAGCCGCTAAATATGGCTGGCATTATGGTTTTGGTTTAGCAGGTATTGGTATGGCGCTAGGTCAAATTGTATATATGTATGGTATAAAGTATTTAGGTAATGTTGGTGACTTTATTGGAAATGATGATTCACCAAACAAAGAGTTACTAAAAAAACCTCTTACAAAAATTGAAAAAGATAGAATGTTAGTAATGTTTTTATCTTTCTTAATTATTATTGTTTTTTGGGGTGCTTTTGAGCAAGCTGGTGGTTTAATGAGTTTATATACAGAACAAAAAACAAATAGAATTTTATCTTTTTCTTTACCTTTAATAGGAAATGAAATTCCTGCAGCTGTATTTCAATCTGTAAATGCCTTTTTTATTATTGTTTTAGGTACTGCAGTTGGTGGATTTTGGTTTAACTGGAAAAAGAAAGGAAGAGAATCTTCTTCTTTATTTAAGATGGCTATTGGTGTAATTATTATGGCTTTTGGTTTTTTCTTTATGAGTAAAGCTGCTTCTGAAGTAGTAATGAATGGAGACGAAGTAGCAGAAAAATCTGCAATGATTTGGTTAATATTAGCATACCTTTTTCATACTATTGGTGAGCTTTGTGCTTCTCCGGTTGCATTATCATTTATAACTAAATTAGCGCCTTTAAAATACGCTTCTCTAATGATGGGAGCATATTTTGCAGCAACTGGTTTAGGTAATAAAGTTGCTGGTTTTATTGGTGGACTTTCTGAAGATGCTGGAGATTTTGAAGTGTTTACAGGAATTGCAATAACATGTACTATTTTTGGTTTATTATTGATTGCAATTCTAAAACCTCTAAAAAGGTTGACGCATGGAGCAGAAGATAATAAAGTAATTAAAAATGAAGAAACAGAAGGTTTCGAATTAGCAGATAATTAA
- a CDS encoding peptide MFS transporter → MNTAKYRFEGSEMNNQLLLGHPAGLFILFFTEMWERFSYYGMRALLVIFLISSLTDGGWAWSREDALSLYGTYTMLVYFTPIIGGILADRFLGYRNAVVIGALLMTLGHAAMAFDTPWALYVGIGLLIAGNGFFKPNITSIINGVYKNAQEKKDGAFTIFYMGVNAGAFLGIMLCGYVGETYGWHFGFGLAGIFMFFGMLQFYFAQSIFGNVGTKPSKVVDLSDAVASKDEKSYDDVPSNVQRDRYIVVAILAFFTIFFWAAFEQAGGSMTIFAKDYTNRVLEGSAANIFRISNTLLTVVPLMIITYVLISLFKITFKKYALSNLFLGISFAIIWIIVIIMLKNQFSEVSTEIPASWFGILNSFFIITFAPLFSKIWESKFNPPATVKFGAGLILLGLGFLVLAYGSASIPQGAKTASVSVIWLILAYLLHTLGELSLSPVGLSYVSKLVPGKMIAMMFGLWYIAVGMGNKIAGSMGGMIDEITTKYSMSTFFLIFTFVPIIAGVLVMSLTPLLKKLMHGVK, encoded by the coding sequence ATGAACACCGCTAAATACAGATTTGAAGGTTCAGAAATGAACAATCAATTATTGCTAGGACATCCAGCAGGTTTATTTATTTTATTTTTCACAGAAATGTGGGAACGTTTTTCATATTATGGAATGCGTGCATTATTAGTTATTTTTCTAATCTCATCATTAACAGATGGTGGTTGGGCTTGGAGTCGTGAAGACGCTTTAAGTTTATATGGTACTTATACTATGTTAGTGTACTTTACTCCTATTATTGGAGGTATTTTAGCCGACAGATTTTTAGGATACAGAAATGCGGTAGTTATAGGTGCTCTATTAATGACACTTGGACACGCAGCCATGGCATTCGATACTCCTTGGGCATTATATGTTGGTATTGGTTTACTAATTGCAGGAAATGGTTTCTTTAAACCTAATATTACTTCAATTATTAATGGTGTTTATAAAAACGCTCAAGAAAAAAAAGATGGTGCATTTACTATTTTTTATATGGGTGTAAATGCCGGTGCTTTTTTAGGTATTATGCTTTGTGGTTATGTAGGTGAAACTTATGGTTGGCATTTTGGTTTTGGTTTAGCTGGTATTTTTATGTTTTTCGGAATGTTACAATTCTATTTTGCTCAAAGCATTTTTGGTAATGTGGGTACAAAACCTAGTAAAGTTGTTGATTTATCTGATGCAGTTGCCAGTAAAGATGAAAAGAGTTATGACGACGTACCAAGCAATGTACAGAGAGACAGATATATTGTTGTTGCTATTTTAGCCTTTTTTACTATTTTCTTTTGGGCCGCATTTGAACAAGCAGGTGGTTCTATGACTATTTTTGCTAAAGATTATACGAATAGAGTATTAGAAGGTAGCGCTGCAAATATTTTTAGAATCTCAAATACACTACTTACTGTTGTACCTTTAATGATTATTACCTATGTTTTAATTAGTTTATTTAAAATTACTTTTAAAAAATATGCATTATCTAATCTTTTCTTAGGAATCAGTTTTGCAATAATTTGGATCATCGTAATCATCATGTTAAAAAACCAGTTTAGTGAAGTTTCTACGGAAATACCTGCTTCTTGGTTTGGTATTTTAAATTCATTCTTTATTATAACATTTGCGCCTTTATTTTCTAAAATATGGGAAAGCAAATTCAATCCACCAGCAACCGTAAAATTTGGTGCCGGATTAATATTGTTAGGATTAGGATTTTTAGTTTTAGCTTATGGGTCTGCTAGCATTCCTCAAGGAGCAAAAACAGCTTCTGTAAGTGTTATTTGGCTTATTTTAGCATATTTACTTCACACTTTAGGTGAATTAAGTTTATCTCCTGTAGGTTTGTCTTACGTCTCTAAATTAGTACCAGGAAAAATGATTGCAATGATGTTTGGTCTTTGGTATATTGCAGTTGGTATGGGAAATAAAATAGCTGGTTCAATGGGTGGAATGATTGATGAAATAACAACTAAATACTCTATGAGTACTTTCTTTTTAATTTTCACTTTTGTACCTATCATTGCTGGTGTTTTAGTAATGAGCCTAACACCATTATTAAAGAAACTAATGCACGGAGTGAAGTAA
- a CDS encoding thioredoxin family protein gives MKKLILLFAISLFYTNTNAQENVKWLSFEEALELNKENPKPILVDIYTDWCGYCKKMDLNTYSNKTIGDYINKNFYAVKLDGEGKEDIVFNDHTFKFQKEGRRGYHQLAASLMDGQLSYPTTLFLSEEVELLDRIPGYLDKEIMEKVLVYFSEELYKTKKWEDFNTDFKSNLK, from the coding sequence ATGAAGAAACTTATTCTACTTTTTGCGATTTCGTTATTTTATACAAATACAAATGCGCAAGAAAATGTTAAATGGCTTAGTTTTGAAGAGGCTCTTGAGTTAAACAAAGAAAACCCAAAACCTATTTTAGTTGATATTTATACAGATTGGTGTGGCTATTGTAAAAAAATGGACCTAAACACTTACTCTAACAAAACCATTGGCGATTATATAAATAAAAACTTTTATGCTGTTAAACTAGATGGTGAAGGCAAAGAGGATATCGTTTTTAATGATCATACATTTAAATTTCAAAAAGAAGGCAGACGTGGTTACCACCAGCTTGCAGCTTCTTTAATGGATGGTCAATTATCGTACCCTACTACTTTATTTTTATCGGAAGAAGTAGAATTATTAGATAGAATTCCTGGTTATTTAGATAAAGAAATTATGGAAAAAGTATTGGTCTATTTTTCTGAAGAATTGTACAAAACTAAGAAATGGGAAGACTTTAATACTGATTTTAAAAGTAATTTGAAATAA
- a CDS encoding ComEC/Rec2 family competence protein yields MLGLTVLFFLIKHKVLRTCTAFILFFGIGVSAVYVSDDRNYDSYYQHHLKDNSKVVLHIHKILKPGNYYQKYEAVIVQVDDLKTRGTILLNVKNDSSANSLQIDDQLFLKPTLKELIPPLNPHQFNYKSYLAKQGIHHQLFVDTNQFLKLRSQSTSLFGLSAIFRNKIQEALHKYNFKKNELAVINALLLGQRQDISKELIVDYQRAGAIHILAVSGLHVGVILWILSFVFKPVERIKYGKFIKTLIIVSLLWMFAFIAGLSASVVRAVTMFTFLAIGLSFQRKNVVEFSFISSMFFLLLIKPMFLFDVGFQLSYLAVFGILWVQPKLFEVYNPRFILYKKIWQLFTVSIAAQIGILPLSIYYFQQFPGLFLASNLVIIPFLGAILIGGILVIITSLLNILPQVLANIYGMIISWMNDFVSWVSHQEEFLFKEISISFIAMLFWYIFLFLGVSFFIKKSPKNLIYFLVSILFLQTIFLIETKENKSKEELIVFHKSRFSIIGKRVGEQLFLQHDLDSVRLKNENSIKTYQITEGIDEVKEINFKNFLQFSKKDILLIDSLGVYTISGMVKPIVVLQYSPKINLSRLIKTIKPSQIIADGSNYKSSVIRWEETCLKYQIPFHYTGQNGAFIID; encoded by the coding sequence TTGCTAGGTTTAACTGTTTTATTCTTTCTGATAAAACATAAGGTTTTAAGAACATGTACTGCTTTTATTTTATTCTTTGGTATCGGTGTTTCGGCTGTTTATGTGAGTGATGACAGAAATTACGATTCGTATTATCAGCATCATTTAAAAGATAATTCTAAGGTTGTTTTACATATTCATAAAATATTAAAACCTGGGAATTATTACCAAAAATATGAGGCTGTAATTGTTCAGGTTGATGATCTGAAAACTAGAGGAACAATACTTTTAAATGTTAAGAATGATAGTAGTGCAAATTCGTTGCAAATTGATGATCAGTTATTCTTAAAACCTACTTTAAAAGAGCTAATTCCGCCTTTAAATCCGCATCAGTTTAATTACAAATCTTATTTAGCAAAACAAGGTATTCATCATCAATTATTTGTGGATACAAATCAGTTTTTAAAGCTTCGTTCTCAGTCAACCTCTTTGTTTGGTTTATCAGCTATCTTTAGAAATAAAATTCAGGAAGCGTTACATAAATACAATTTTAAGAAAAATGAATTAGCGGTTATAAATGCGCTATTATTAGGGCAGCGACAAGATATTTCTAAAGAATTGATTGTAGATTATCAAAGAGCAGGTGCAATCCATATTTTGGCAGTTTCTGGCTTACACGTTGGTGTTATTCTGTGGATTTTATCTTTCGTTTTTAAACCTGTTGAAAGAATTAAGTACGGGAAATTTATAAAAACACTCATCATTGTTTCATTACTTTGGATGTTTGCCTTTATCGCAGGTCTTTCGGCGTCGGTAGTTAGAGCTGTTACTATGTTTACTTTTTTAGCCATCGGATTGTCTTTTCAAAGAAAAAATGTCGTGGAGTTTTCTTTTATTTCTTCCATGTTTTTTTTATTGTTGATAAAACCTATGTTTTTGTTTGATGTTGGTTTTCAACTCAGTTATTTAGCAGTTTTTGGTATTCTTTGGGTACAACCTAAGTTATTTGAAGTTTACAATCCTAGGTTTATTCTTTATAAGAAGATTTGGCAATTATTCACTGTTTCAATAGCAGCTCAAATAGGAATTTTGCCTTTAAGTATTTATTATTTTCAACAATTTCCGGGATTATTTTTAGCATCGAATCTTGTGATTATTCCTTTTTTAGGGGCAATTTTAATAGGAGGGATTTTAGTTATTATTACATCACTTTTAAATATTCTACCTCAGGTTTTAGCAAATATATATGGAATGATTATTTCTTGGATGAATGATTTTGTAAGTTGGGTTTCTCATCAAGAAGAATTCTTGTTTAAGGAAATTTCCATTTCATTTATTGCTATGTTGTTTTGGTATATATTCTTGTTTTTAGGAGTTTCTTTTTTTATCAAAAAATCACCTAAAAATTTGATTTACTTTTTAGTTTCAATACTATTTCTACAAACTATTTTTCTGATTGAAACGAAAGAAAATAAATCGAAAGAAGAGTTGATTGTATTTCATAAAAGTAGGTTTTCTATCATAGGAAAAAGAGTAGGTGAGCAGCTCTTTTTACAACACGATTTAGATAGTGTAAGGTTGAAAAATGAAAATAGTATTAAAACATATCAAATTACAGAAGGTATTGATGAGGTTAAAGAAATCAATTTTAAGAACTTTCTTCAATTTTCTAAAAAGGATATTTTACTGATTGATAGTTTGGGAGTTTATACCATTTCCGGAATGGTGAAACCAATTGTTGTATTGCAATATTCGCCAAAAATAAATTTATCAAGATTGATAAAAACTATAAAACCATCACAAATTATTGCAGATGGTTCTAATTATAAGAGTAGTGTAATTCGTTGGGAAGAAACTTGTTTAAAATATCAAATCCCATTTCATTATACAGGTCAAAATGGAGCATTTATCATTGATTAA
- a CDS encoding C40 family peptidase has translation MIRKRIFNMKKWSFLIVVISLLLSSCASTKTVVKKTPKPITKADKIVANALEYKGVRYKFGGTTNRGMDCSGVIYVAFGSENVQLPRISRDMAKRGDKIALSKVKKGDLLFFKTSKNRRGNINHVGLVVSHSKGQIKFVHATTSRGVIVSTLSEKYWKNAFVKATTIL, from the coding sequence ATGATACGTAAAAGAATATTTAATATGAAGAAATGGAGTTTTTTAATAGTTGTAATTTCTTTATTATTAAGTTCTTGCGCATCCACTAAAACGGTTGTTAAAAAGACACCAAAACCAATTACTAAGGCGGATAAAATAGTAGCAAATGCCTTAGAGTATAAAGGTGTTCGTTATAAATTTGGAGGAACTACCAATAGAGGGATGGATTGCTCTGGAGTGATATATGTTGCCTTTGGAAGCGAAAATGTACAATTGCCAAGAATCTCTAGAGATATGGCAAAGAGAGGTGATAAAATTGCTTTAAGTAAAGTTAAAAAAGGTGATTTATTGTTCTTTAAAACTAGTAAAAACAGACGAGGAAATATCAATCATGTTGGCCTAGTGGTTTCCCACTCTAAAGGACAAATTAAGTTTGTACACGCCACTACTTCTAGAGGTGTAATTGTTTCTACACTATCCGAAAAATACTGGAAAAATGCTTTCGTAAAAGCAACAACAATCTTGTAA
- a CDS encoding n-acetylglutamate synthase — MNYNNKKFKVVQNADNGQTSKETIFTYKQKGAILTSEYKGGQIVKGHLIGLVDEYGNIEMRYHQVNLKGELMTGICYSKPEIAANGKITLYENWTWTSGDKTSGTSVLEEV; from the coding sequence ATGAATTATAATAATAAAAAGTTTAAAGTTGTTCAAAACGCTGATAATGGACAAACTTCAAAAGAAACCATTTTTACATACAAGCAAAAAGGTGCTATTTTAACGTCTGAATATAAAGGCGGACAAATAGTAAAAGGTCATTTAATAGGTCTTGTAGATGAGTATGGAAATATAGAAATGCGTTATCATCAAGTGAATCTTAAAGGAGAATTAATGACAGGTATTTGTTACTCTAAACCTGAAATTGCTGCTAATGGAAAAATTACTCTTTATGAAAATTGGACATGGACTTCTGGTGATAAAACAAGTGGAACTTCTGTTTTAGAAGAAGTTTAA
- the lpxB gene encoding lipid-A-disaccharide synthase: MKYYIIAGEASGDLHGSNLMKALYKEDANADIRFWGGDLMQNVGGTLVSHYKERAFMGFFEVIMNLSKVLGFIKFCKKDIAQFKPDVLILIDNSGFNLRVAKWAKEQGFKTNYYISPQVWASRASRVKDIKRDIDKMFVILPFEKEFYAKYDYNVEFVGHPLIDGIAERKQVKEAAFRKEYNLTDKPIIALLPGSRKQEITKMLSVMLSLIDDFSEYQLVIAGAPSQDFSFYQSIIGHRKVSFINNKTYDLLSISYAAIVGSGTATLETALFKVPQVVCYKGGTISYQIAKRIITLKFISLVNLIMDREVVKELIQNDFNKKNLKTELTKILDDTYREKLFLEYFELEKKLGGKGASEKVAKQIVSDLK, encoded by the coding sequence ATGAAATATTACATAATTGCTGGTGAAGCTTCAGGAGATTTACATGGATCTAACCTAATGAAAGCATTGTATAAAGAAGATGCAAATGCAGACATTCGGTTTTGGGGTGGAGATTTAATGCAAAATGTTGGCGGAACTTTGGTAAGTCATTATAAAGAAAGAGCTTTTATGGGCTTTTTTGAAGTTATTATGAACCTTTCTAAAGTATTGGGTTTTATTAAATTTTGTAAAAAAGATATCGCTCAATTTAAACCAGATGTGCTTATTTTGATTGATAATTCGGGGTTTAATTTACGCGTTGCAAAATGGGCAAAAGAACAAGGTTTTAAAACCAATTATTATATTTCTCCGCAAGTTTGGGCAAGTAGAGCAAGCAGAGTAAAAGATATTAAAAGAGATATCGATAAAATGTTTGTTATTCTTCCTTTCGAAAAGGAGTTTTACGCAAAATATGATTATAATGTCGAATTTGTTGGGCATCCTTTAATTGATGGAATTGCTGAGAGAAAACAAGTAAAAGAAGCTGCTTTTAGAAAAGAATATAACTTAACAGATAAACCTATTATTGCGTTGTTACCGGGAAGTAGAAAGCAAGAAATTACAAAAATGCTCTCTGTAATGTTGTCTTTAATTGATGATTTTTCTGAATATCAACTTGTAATTGCTGGGGCTCCAAGTCAAGATTTTAGTTTTTATCAAAGTATTATTGGTCATCGTAAAGTGTCTTTTATCAACAATAAAACGTACGATTTGTTAAGTATTTCTTATGCTGCAATTGTAGGGTCTGGTACCGCAACTTTAGAAACCGCTTTGTTTAAAGTGCCGCAAGTGGTTTGTTATAAAGGAGGAACTATTTCTTATCAGATTGCAAAAAGAATTATCACTTTGAAGTTTATTTCTTTGGTAAATTTAATCATGGATAGAGAAGTGGTTAAGGAATTAATTCAGAATGATTTTAATAAGAAGAATTTAAAAACCGAATTGACTAAGATTTTAGATGATACCTATCGAGAAAAACTATTTTTAGAATATTTTGAATTAGAGAAAAAATTAGGTGGAAAAGGAGCTTCAGAAAAAGTGGCAAAACAAATTGTAAGTGATTTAAAATAA
- the surE gene encoding 5'/3'-nucleotidase SurE, whose amino-acid sequence MQNKPLILITNDDGITAPGLRALIRIMNKIGEVVVVAPDSPQSGMGHAITVDNVLTCNAITIDDGPQLEYTCSGTPADCVKMAVNEILNRKPDLCVSGINHGSNASISVIYSGTMSAAIEAGIEGIPAIGFSLLDFKWHADFKQSEEYIKKITLNALLNGIPEGVVLNVNIPKLKKEEIKGVKICRQANGYWKEIFDKRKNPMGKEYYWLSGEFINKDKGQDTDLYALENGYVSVVPVQFDMTAHHMIQKLNAWEL is encoded by the coding sequence ATGCAAAACAAACCATTAATTTTAATTACAAATGATGATGGAATTACAGCTCCTGGTTTAAGAGCTTTAATTAGAATAATGAATAAAATTGGTGAAGTTGTTGTGGTGGCTCCCGATAGTCCGCAAAGCGGAATGGGGCATGCAATTACAGTTGATAATGTTTTAACATGCAATGCCATAACTATAGATGATGGTCCACAATTAGAATATACCTGTTCTGGTACGCCTGCAGATTGTGTAAAAATGGCGGTGAATGAAATTTTAAATAGAAAACCAGATTTATGTGTTTCTGGTATTAACCATGGTTCTAATGCCTCTATTAGTGTTATTTATTCGGGTACTATGAGTGCTGCAATAGAAGCGGGAATAGAAGGAATACCTGCCATAGGTTTTTCATTATTAGATTTTAAATGGCATGCAGATTTTAAACAATCTGAAGAATATATAAAAAAGATTACTTTAAATGCGTTGCTAAACGGAATTCCGGAAGGCGTTGTTTTAAATGTAAATATTCCGAAGTTAAAAAAGGAAGAAATAAAGGGTGTTAAAATTTGTAGACAAGCAAATGGGTATTGGAAAGAAATTTTTGATAAACGAAAAAACCCAATGGGTAAAGAATATTACTGGCTTTCTGGTGAGTTTATTAATAAAGATAAAGGTCAAGATACAGATTTGTACGCATTAGAAAATGGTTATGTTTCTGTAGTTCCTGTTCAGTTTGATATGACTGCACATCACATGATTCAAAAATTAAACGCTTGGGAACTGTAA